In one window of Arachis ipaensis cultivar K30076 chromosome B06, Araip1.1, whole genome shotgun sequence DNA:
- the LOC107646179 gene encoding arachin Ahy-3 → MGKLLALSVCFCFLVLGASSISFRQQPEENACQFQRLNAQRPDNRIESEGGYIETWNPNNQEFECAGVALSRLVLRRNALRRPFYSNAPQEIFIQQGRGYFGLIFPGCPSTYEEPAQQGRRHQSQRPPRRFQGQDQSQQQQDSHQKVHRFDEGDLIAVPTGVAFWMYNDHDTDVVAVSLTDTNNNDNQLDQFPRRFNLAGNHEQEFLRYQQQSRRRSLPYSPYSPQTQPKQEDREFSPRGQHGRRERAGQEQENEGGNIFSGFTPEFLAQAFQVDDRQILQNLRGENESDEQGAIVTVRGGLRILSPDRKRRQQYERPDEEEEYDEDEYEYDEEERQQDRRRGRGSRGSGNGIEETICTASFKKNIGRNRSPDIYNPQAGSLKTANELNLLILRWLGLSAEYGNLYRNALFVPHYNTNAHSIIYALRGRAHVQVVDSNGDRVFDEELQEGHVLVVPQNFAVAGKSQSENFEYVAFKTDSRPSIANLAGENSFIDNLPEEVVANSYGLPREQARQLKNNNPFKFFVPPSEQSLRAVA, encoded by the exons ATGGGTAAGCTGCTTGCGCTTTCTGTTTGCTTTTGCTTTCTAGTCCTGGGAGCTAGCAGCATCTCCTTCAGGCAGCAGCCGGAGGAAAATGCGTGCCAGTTCCAGCGCCTCAATGCGCAAAGGCCTGACAACCGCATTGAATCGGAGGGCGGTTACATTGAGACTTGGAACCCAAACAACCAGGAGTTCGAATGCGCCGGCGTCGCCCTCTCGCGCTTAGTCCTCCGCCGCAACGCCCTTCGGAGGCCTTTCTACTCCAATGCTCCCCAGGAGATCTTCATCCAGCAAG GAAGGGGATACTTTGGTTTGATATTCCCTGGTTGTCCTAGCACATATGAAGAGCCTGCACAACAAGGACGCCGACATCAGTCCCAAAGACCACCAAGACGTTTTCAAGGACAAGACCAAAGCCAACAGCAACAGGATAGTCACCAGAAGGTGCACCGTTTCGATGAGGGTGATCTCATTGCAGTTCCCACCGGTGTTGCTTTCTGGATGTACAACGACCATGACACTGATGTTGTTGCTGTTTCTCTTACTGACACCAACAACAACGACAACCAGCTTGATCAGTTCCCCAGG AGATTCAATTTGGCTGGGAACCACGAGCAAGAGTTCTTAAGATACCAGCAACAAAGCAGACGAAGAAGCTTACCATATAGCCCATACAGCCCGCAAACTCAGCCTAAACAAGAAGACCGTGAATTTAGCCCTCGAGGACAGCACGGCCGCAGAGAACGAGCAGGACAAGAACAAGAAAACGAAGGTGGAAACATCTTCAGCGGCTTCACGCCGGAGTTCCTGGCACAAGCCTTCCAGGTTGACGACAGACAGATATTGCAAAACCTAAGAGGCGAGAACGAGAGTGACGAACAGGGAGCCATTGTGACAGTGAGGGGAGGCCTCAGAATCTTGAGCCCAGATAGAAAGAGAAGGCAGCAGTATGAACGTCCCGACGAAGAAGAGGAATACGATGAAGATGAATATGAATATGATGAAGAGGAGAGGCAACAAGATAGAAGGCGTGGCAGGGGAAGCAGAGGCAGCGGCAATGGCATTGAGGAGACCATCTGCACCGCAAGTTTTAAAAAGAACATTGGTAGAAACAGATCCCCTGACATCTACAACCCTCAAGCTGGTTCACTCAAAACTGCCAACGAGCTCAACCTTCTAATCCTTAGGTGGCTTGGACTTAGTGCTGAATATGGAAATCTCTACAGG AATGCATTGTTTGTCCCTCACTACAACACGAACGCACACagcatcatatatgcattgaggGGACGGGCTCACGTGCAAGTGGTGGACAGCAACGGCGACAGAGTGTTCGACGAGGAGCTTCAAGAAGGTCACGTGCTTGTGGTGCCACAGAACTTCGCCGTGGCTGGAAAGTCCCAGAGCGAGAACTTTGAATACGTGGCATTCAAGACAGACTCAAGGCCCAGCATAGCCAACCTAGCCGGTGAAAACTCCTTCATAGATAACTTGCCGGAGGAGGTGGTTGCAAATTCATATGGCCTCCCAAGGGAGCAGGCAAGGCAGCTTAAGAACAACAACCCCTTCAAGTTCTTCGTTCCACCGTCTGAACAGTCTCTGAGGGCTGTGGCTTAA